Part of the Candidatus Zixiibacteriota bacterium genome, AGCATACTTGCCGTTCGGGTAATCATATAAGTATTTTTCAAAAAGCTCCATCGCTTTTTTATCATCACCCTTCTTTTTATAGCAGTATGGGATTCTTCGTATAGCATCCTCAATTTTATCGGAATCGGGGAAGCGGCTAATAAAATCATTATAACTTTCAATCGCTTTAGAATATTCCTTTTTCTCGGCATATATTCCGGCAATTTCAAGCGTTGCGTTTTCAACGTTAAAATTGTCCTCAGGGCTTAGCCTGACAACATGGGAATAATATTCTATTGCCAAATCCCAGTCTGAACGATTACGGTATTTTTCAGCCACAATCAGATGGTACTCGATTTTATCGGGTTCATCAGCCAGACGGACGAGGTAATCCTCAAGCGTTTCGCTGCCCTGAAGGTAGAGTTGGATTTCATTGAAAAAATCACAGGGCGGATAATATCCCACCAGACGATCAACCTCAGCACCATTTGACAGAAATAATATTATTGTCGGGTAAAACGACACGCCAAAATTCTTAGCCAAAAGCGAGTCTTTTTCGACATTTATTTTAACGAACACCATATCTAAGGACATCTTGATAACGATACTATTAGTATAGGTAGAATCATCAAGCATTTTGCTCCAGGGGCAGTTTTTAGTATAAAATTCAACGACCATCGGCTGCTTATTTTTTGAAGCGATTTCTTTAGCCGCTGTAAAATTATTTA contains:
- a CDS encoding tetratricopeptide repeat protein, translating into MKIIKLAVYIVLAGIMFFACDSPRKAPEKIEFINNFTAAKEIASKNKQPMVVEFYTKNCPWSKMLDDSTYTNSIVIKMSLDMVFVKINVEKDSLLAKNFGVSFYPTIILFLSNGAEVDRLVGYYPPCDFFNEIQLYLQGSETLEDYLVRLADEPDKIEYHLIVAEKYRNRSDWDLAIEYYSHVVRLSPEDNFNVENATLEIAGIYAEKKEYSKAIESYNDFISRFPDSDKIEDAIRRIPYCYKKKGDDKKAMELFEKYLYDYPNGKYAEWVANRIEELQKVLKEGI